A single window of uncultured Pseudodesulfovibrio sp. DNA harbors:
- a CDS encoding acetate--CoA ligase family protein, whose amino-acid sequence MADSHFAFGSVQVAVNYDAINALFEKAHAEGRDSLFEFEVYDLLKESGAETPPGCMLLERGARPDDAILSSMTGDKVVLKIVSPTIVHKTEVGGVRVVENSPDAIRSAWRRMLYEVPENYATFLERQPSAAPVQYQSLEGEALIQAVARDVRGVLMVQFMEPDSKEFGNELIVGIRKTREFGTVLGAGLGGTDTEIYAERFRKGQAVTLCSTAMTNGEQFFQLFKKTLSYKKLAGLTRGQRRIVTDEQLIECFSSFINMANHYSPQNSDAPFHIEELEINPFAYADYLMVPLDGMCRFSRPGSVPAPRPVDKIASLLHPKTIGIIGVSASRMNFGRIILNNVLEAGFEKDDVRIIRPGVKGIDGVRCVSDLASLDRKLDLFVVAVNAQQVPALVDELVELDAANGVMLIPGGMGETEESKERAAEVIAKINAAHAQGTGPVFLGGNCMGVVSRPGNYDTWFIPEEKLPELKGSPHRAAFISQSGAFMLTRLSQCPELNPSYMISMGNQTDLTLGDMVAHFADSDAVDVIAVYAEGFNDMDGLAFCRSVRRAVLAGKDVVFYKAGRTPEGKSATSGHTASLAGDYPVCESCVRQAGAIVAQSFTQFENLFMLAERLHDKVIRGNRLAAMSGAGFEAVGMADSIQSDDYRMELAPLSKKTQAALNDLFVKNRLDSLVTVTNPLDITPGSNDQVHADAIRILAEGPNVDAVVAGLDPMSPVMRTLADPDTPLTMDDERSIAALLAELLPTLDTPVIGVVDGGRQYDALEDRLKDVGLCTFRTSDLAVAALAQYIEGRLNAEGLRTVGVTG is encoded by the coding sequence GTGGCAGATTCTCATTTTGCATTTGGGTCCGTGCAGGTGGCGGTGAACTATGACGCCATTAATGCGTTGTTTGAAAAGGCTCATGCCGAAGGGCGGGACAGTCTCTTTGAGTTTGAAGTGTACGACTTGCTTAAAGAGTCCGGTGCCGAAACGCCACCCGGGTGTATGTTGTTGGAGCGAGGTGCCCGACCTGACGATGCTATTTTGTCGAGCATGACCGGCGACAAGGTTGTCCTCAAAATTGTTTCTCCCACGATAGTACACAAGACTGAGGTTGGTGGGGTGCGCGTCGTGGAAAACTCTCCAGATGCCATCCGTTCTGCTTGGCGGCGAATGCTGTATGAGGTCCCGGAAAACTATGCGACTTTTCTAGAACGTCAGCCTTCGGCAGCTCCTGTTCAATATCAAAGTCTTGAAGGTGAGGCGTTGATACAGGCCGTTGCCCGTGATGTGCGCGGAGTACTTATGGTTCAGTTTATGGAACCGGACTCTAAGGAATTCGGGAATGAGTTGATCGTTGGAATTCGAAAGACGCGAGAATTTGGTACTGTTTTAGGTGCGGGGCTTGGCGGGACTGATACTGAAATTTACGCCGAGCGATTCAGGAAAGGACAGGCTGTCACCTTGTGCTCTACGGCTATGACCAATGGAGAGCAGTTTTTTCAGTTGTTTAAAAAGACCTTGTCCTACAAAAAACTGGCTGGGTTGACGCGAGGTCAACGCCGTATTGTCACCGATGAGCAGCTTATTGAATGTTTTTCATCGTTCATTAATATGGCCAATCATTATTCGCCGCAAAATTCGGACGCGCCGTTTCATATAGAGGAATTGGAGATCAATCCATTTGCTTATGCTGATTATCTCATGGTGCCGCTGGATGGTATGTGTCGCTTTTCCCGCCCCGGTTCGGTTCCGGCTCCGAGGCCAGTGGACAAGATTGCCTCGCTCTTACATCCGAAAACAATTGGTATCATTGGTGTCTCCGCTTCACGTATGAACTTCGGACGGATTATTCTTAACAATGTGCTCGAAGCCGGGTTTGAAAAGGATGATGTGCGGATTATTCGTCCGGGCGTAAAGGGCATAGACGGTGTACGCTGTGTGTCCGATCTCGCTTCTCTTGATCGCAAGCTTGATTTGTTCGTGGTTGCTGTGAATGCACAGCAGGTTCCGGCATTGGTCGATGAGCTTGTGGAGCTAGATGCAGCCAATGGCGTGATGCTCATTCCCGGTGGTATGGGAGAAACCGAAGAGAGCAAGGAACGCGCTGCCGAAGTGATAGCAAAGATCAACGCGGCCCATGCTCAGGGAACCGGTCCCGTTTTTCTCGGTGGCAATTGCATGGGCGTGGTATCGCGTCCCGGCAACTATGATACATGGTTCATCCCGGAAGAAAAGCTGCCTGAATTGAAAGGGTCCCCGCATAGGGCTGCGTTTATTTCCCAGTCGGGTGCATTTATGCTGACTCGGTTGTCTCAATGTCCTGAGCTCAACCCGTCATATATGATTTCCATGGGGAACCAGACAGATCTGACTCTTGGCGACATGGTAGCCCACTTTGCAGACTCGGATGCCGTGGATGTAATCGCGGTTTATGCCGAAGGTTTTAACGATATGGATGGACTGGCGTTTTGTCGGTCAGTTCGTCGAGCTGTATTGGCTGGAAAGGACGTTGTCTTTTACAAGGCGGGGCGTACTCCTGAGGGAAAATCCGCTACCAGTGGACATACGGCATCATTGGCAGGTGATTATCCCGTCTGTGAATCCTGTGTGCGTCAGGCCGGGGCTATTGTCGCCCAATCTTTCACTCAATTTGAGAATTTGTTCATGTTGGCGGAACGACTTCACGACAAGGTCATTCGTGGTAATCGGCTGGCCGCTATGTCTGGCGCTGGTTTCGAGGCCGTTGGTATGGCTGATTCCATTCAGTCCGACGACTATCGTATGGAGTTGGCCCCGCTTTCAAAAAAGACCCAAGCTGCTTTGAATGATCTTTTCGTGAAAAATCGACTTGATTCACTGGTTACAGTGACTAATCCGCTTGATATTACGCCCGGTTCCAATGATCAGGTTCATGCTGATGCCATTCGTATTCTGGCTGAAGGCCCGAATGTTGATGCCGTGGTGGCGGGATTGGACCCGATGTCTCCGGTTATGCGGACTTTGGCTGATCCTGATACTCCGTTGACCATGGACGACGAACGGTCCATTGCCGCTTTATTGGCAGAGCTTTTGCCGACACTTGATACGCCGGTTATCGGTGTCGTTGATGGTGGGCGGCAGTATGATGCGCTTGAAGATCGTCTCAAGGACGTTGGATTGTGTACTTTCCGAACTTCTGATTTGGCGGTGGCCGCGCTTGCTCAGTATATTGAGGGGCGCTTGAATGCGGAGGGCCTTCGGACTGTGGGGGTGACGGGGTAG
- a CDS encoding HD-GYP domain-containing protein — translation MSQLRPGVFIRLEKTSWFDHPFLFSNFKIKDQKQVALIQKLGISHVICIPEKSDVLPLKPTEKTPPQPDIDKELSQEVIDHLWEIKNERTVRLRQKKEHIALCEKRFAVCIKAFNSILKGVLGGNIESLQESIGFVDRLTDYFLNDRESTLHLMHVMSKEEATYSHPMNVAVLAMIVGKEAGLTEREMTALGLGALFHDIGKDRIPKKILKKRGELTRPEQEIMEQHPAFGAGLLADIDLFPQEVVTIVAQHHECMDGSGYPEELHGDEINRLARIVAIADAYDNHCNHADPMNSMTPYLALSYMFGHQKHIYDVENLALFIRCLGVYPPGTVVELSNGDIGMVMAVNPKNQLNPSVMLYDPDVPKKEALIVDLADESDLKVEKSIRLAQLSQEAHDYLSPRAKITYYIDPTQ, via the coding sequence GTGAGCCAACTAAGGCCAGGGGTTTTCATCAGACTGGAAAAAACAAGCTGGTTTGATCATCCTTTTTTGTTCAGCAACTTCAAGATCAAAGACCAAAAACAGGTCGCGCTTATCCAAAAACTGGGAATTTCCCATGTGATCTGCATCCCGGAAAAAAGTGACGTTCTGCCCCTTAAACCGACTGAGAAAACTCCTCCGCAACCAGATATTGATAAAGAACTCTCTCAGGAAGTCATCGACCACCTGTGGGAAATCAAAAATGAACGGACAGTCCGTCTTCGACAGAAAAAAGAACACATCGCACTGTGTGAAAAACGCTTCGCTGTCTGCATCAAGGCTTTCAACTCCATCCTCAAAGGCGTTCTCGGCGGCAACATTGAATCCCTGCAGGAATCTATTGGATTTGTGGACAGGTTAACCGATTATTTCCTGAACGACCGAGAATCCACTCTGCACTTGATGCATGTCATGAGTAAGGAAGAGGCTACTTACTCCCATCCGATGAATGTCGCTGTGCTCGCCATGATCGTGGGTAAAGAAGCCGGGTTGACCGAAAGGGAAATGACCGCTCTCGGTCTGGGCGCACTCTTCCACGACATCGGCAAGGACCGCATCCCAAAAAAAATCCTGAAAAAACGTGGTGAATTAACTCGACCAGAGCAGGAGATCATGGAGCAGCACCCTGCTTTCGGCGCAGGATTACTGGCCGATATTGATCTTTTCCCACAAGAAGTTGTGACCATCGTAGCCCAGCATCACGAATGTATGGACGGCTCAGGATACCCGGAGGAACTTCACGGGGATGAGATTAACAGGCTTGCCCGCATTGTGGCTATTGCAGACGCTTACGATAACCACTGCAACCATGCCGATCCCATGAACTCCATGACTCCGTACCTTGCCCTGTCCTACATGTTTGGCCACCAAAAACACATTTATGATGTGGAGAACCTGGCCCTGTTCATCCGCTGTCTGGGCGTGTACCCACCGGGTACAGTCGTCGAGTTGTCAAACGGCGACATAGGCATGGTCATGGCTGTAAATCCGAAGAATCAGCTCAATCCGAGTGTCATGTTGTACGACCCCGATGTTCCCAAGAAAGAAGCCCTCATTGTTGACCTAGCGGATGAGTCAGATCTCAAGGTCGAAAAATCCATCCGATTGGCTCAACTATCACAAGAAGCGCACGATTACCTCTCGCCCAGAGCGAAAATCACCTACTACATCGACCCGACACAATAA
- a CDS encoding DUF2721 domain-containing protein, producing MQISVTTPALLFPAISLFMLAFTNRFLSLGSRIRNLHDQYRDSKDDSIRKQIENLRVRVHMIRHMQGFGVMSMLACIFSMVSIFQDWMFAGQLLFGTSLLFLIISLVISFLEIRISIEALNILLKDMEQE from the coding sequence ATGCAAATATCCGTAACTACACCCGCACTCCTCTTCCCGGCAATATCTCTTTTCATGCTGGCTTTCACCAACCGCTTCCTGTCGCTAGGGAGCCGTATCCGTAACCTGCATGATCAGTATAGAGATTCAAAAGATGACTCCATTCGTAAACAAATCGAGAACTTACGGGTACGAGTTCACATGATTCGTCATATGCAGGGCTTCGGAGTCATGTCCATGCTTGCCTGCATATTCTCCATGGTTTCCATTTTTCAGGACTGGATGTTTGCGGGACAACTCTTGTTTGGCACCAGTTTACTTTTTCTCATTATTTCACTTGTCATCTCCTTCCTTGAAATCCGCATCTCCATAGAAGCATTGAATATCCTGCTCAAGGACATGGAACAGGAATAG